Below is a window of Caballeronia insecticola DNA.
GCCCAACGAGAACTACACGCCGTTCATCCAGACCGACGTGCCGGTGAATCCGGGCAACTCGGGCGGACCGCTTTTCAATCTGCAAGGCGAAGTGATCGGCATCAACTCGATGATCTATTCGCAGACGGGCGGCTTCCAGGGTCTTTCGTTCGCCATCCCGATCAATGAAGCGATCAAGGTGAAGGACGCGCTCATCAAGACCGGACATGTCGATCGCGGCCGGCTCGGCGTGACGGTGCAGGGCATGAACCAGACGCTCGCGAATTCCTTCGGCATGAAGTCGCCGCAGGGCGCGCTCGTGAGTTCGGTCGAGGCGGGCGGACCGGCGGCGAAGGGCGGCCTGCAACCGGGCGATGTGATTACCGCGCTCAACGGCGTGCCGGTGTCGGATTCGACCTCGCTGCCGTCGCAGGTTGCGGGTCTCGCGCCCGGCACGTCCGCGAAAGTGACGGTGTGGCGCGACAAGGGCGCGAAGGATCTCAGCGTGACGATCGGCGCGCTCAAGGACGCCAAGACCGCCAGCGCGAAAGCCGGCGCCGACGACGGCGCATCGGCGCAAGATGCGCGGCTGGGCGTCGCGGTGCGCCCGCTCACGCCGGACGAGAAGCAGAGCGATTCGCTCTCGCGCGGCCTGCTCGTGCAGCAGTCGAACGGGGCGGCGGCGAGCGCCGGCATTCAGGCGGGCGACGTGATTCTCGCGGTCAACGGCCAGCCGGTGACGTCGGTGCAGCAACTGAAGTCGATGGTCTCGCACGCCGGCGACAGCATCGCGCTCCTGATCCAGCGCGACGACGCCCAGATCTTCGTGCCGGTCGATCTGAGCTGACACCCGGGCGCCCGGGCGCGCCGACAAGCTCACGCGATGCGGGCACGAACCCTGCTCAGCGGTTTCCCGGGGCCCTATCGCGTGAAGTCGACGCATCGGGCGTGAGGTCGCCGCGGCTCCCGGGTCCGGCGACATCGGAAAAAGGAGCAGACAACATGACGAGCAAGACCACGGGCAAACTGGCCGCCGCACTCCTCATGGCGGCGCTGGGCGCGGGCGCCGCGGGCGGCGCCTGGGCACAGGCCTCGGGTGGAACCACGAACGATACGTCGAGCGCGGGCAACACGAACGGCGGCGGCCTGCCGCAAATCCAGCAGCAGGGCGACGTGTCCTATACGTCGGGCGGCGTCGGGCTGGACGAATCGCGTGCATTGTTGCGCGAACAGGCAAACTGGCCGCTATCGCTTCGCTTTACGGGGCCGACGGCGGACTATCTCGCGGGCGTGCATGTGCGCATCGTCGGCGGGGCGGGCGGCGCCGAAGTGCTGAACGTCGAATCGATGGGTCCGTACATGCTCGTCAAGCTGCCGCCGGGCAACTACACGGTGTACGCGAAGTACAAGGATCAGGAAAAGAAGCAGGCGGTGAGCGTGGCCGGGCCGGGCAAAGCCAAGGCGGCGTTCCACTGGAGCATTCAGTAAGGGACTCGTCAGGCGCGCGGGCGGACGTATCGAAAGCGCTCGCCGCGACATCGAAAGTTGTCTCATAATTAAGCCACGGCGTCGGCACTTCACGGCCGTCGGCCCGTGGCTTTTTTCGCTTCGTTTTTTCGCTTTCGGACGACACGCGGGAGGCGCATCACGATGGGGACGGATCTGAACGACGGGCACGAAGCGGCGCATCGCATCGAGATTGCGCTGAACGGCCGGCGCTGCCGCGTGATCCATCAGGGCGTCACTTACGCCGATACGCACGCGTCTTTCACGGTGATCGAAAGCGGCGCCGAAAACGCGCACTATTTTCCGCGCGCCGACGTGAACATGGCGCGTCTGGAACGCTCCACTCACACTTCGCACTGCCCGCACAAGGGCGAGGCGACGCACTATCACTTGCTGACCGAGGACGGCCCGGTCGAGAACGCCGCGTGGAGCTACGAGTCGCCGCTTGACGCCGCAGCGAAGATTCGCGGCTATCTCGCGTTTTACCCGACGCGGGTCGATCGCATCGACGAAACTTCCTAGGCGGGCATTCGCACAGACACTCACAGGTCGATTCAGCCATAACGAACGAATGCGGTTCAGCCCCCGGAGGCTCAGATGGAAGTCACCGATGCGTTTCGCGTTCCGCTCGACCCGGCGCATGTCCGGGAGGCGCTGGGCGATCTCGCGCTGGTGCGCGCGAGTCCCGACAACTGTGAAACCTTCACGCGTTCGCCGCTCGGCGAATATGCGCTCACCTTGATTTTGCCGCTCGGCGCGCTGCGGGCGCGCTACGAAATTCGCGCGCATTCCGCCGGGCGCACGCGGCGGGCGGCGCATACCGAGGGCGAGGACGACGCCGGTTCCGCCGATGCCGAACCCGCCTACGCGCGCACGCTCAGCTTCAAGGCACGCGGCGAAGGCGTGGGATCGTTGCGCGGACAGATTGCGGTGTCGCTGAATCCGGACGACGAAGGCAACGGTAGCTGGATCGAATACACCGTCTGGGCGACGGTCTCCGGACCGCTCGCGGGCTTGCCGTCGCGGCAGATCGAAAACGCGCTGCGCGAAGGCGCCGACGATTTCTTCGCCGAGTTCTGCGAAGTCGTGCGCGCCAAGCACGGCCTGCCGTCGCTGCGCGCGGCGGGGGACAGCGCGGCGCGGCGGCATGTCTTCCTGCGGCCGGGGTCGATGTCGGCGGCGTTTTCGCGTCGCCCGAACGCGACGCGCGGTCCCGCCGATGCCCACGCGAGCGGCGTGCTGCGGCATCGTCTGCACGGGCACGGCTTCGTGCATCACGAGCGCGATCATTCGCACGATTCGCATCCGCTCGGTCTGCCCGCTTGGGCGTGGGCGGCGATGCTCGTATGCGTCGCGCTGTTTGCGTATTTCGCGCAGCATGTCGGGCTGCAATGAGCGGGCTGCAATGAGCGGCTCGGAATGAGCGTCGCGCCGTGCCGAGCAGATTCGCGCGATCACGGCGACAATGCGGTCATTCCAAAAGGAGCTGAC
It encodes the following:
- a CDS encoding DegQ family serine endoprotease; its protein translation is MKAKILTRSAVAAAVAVALSAGYVAGHNNVPAPQVIAPAQAAPLMPAEAAAKTGIPDFSGLVETYGPAVVNISAKHVVKQTSARRGQNQVPMDPDDPFYQFFKRFGGMPGFGGGGDGGPGADRPSEGLGSGFIVSSDGYILTNAHVVDNANVVTVKLTDKREYRAKVIGADKQSDVAVLKIDAKDLPVVKIGDPNGSKVGQWVVAIGSPYGFDNTVTSGIISAKSRSLPNENYTPFIQTDVPVNPGNSGGPLFNLQGEVIGINSMIYSQTGGFQGLSFAIPINEAIKVKDALIKTGHVDRGRLGVTVQGMNQTLANSFGMKSPQGALVSSVEAGGPAAKGGLQPGDVITALNGVPVSDSTSLPSQVAGLAPGTSAKVTVWRDKGAKDLSVTIGALKDAKTASAKAGADDGASAQDARLGVAVRPLTPDEKQSDSLSRGLLVQQSNGAAASAGIQAGDVILAVNGQPVTSVQQLKSMVSHAGDSIALLIQRDDAQIFVPVDLS
- a CDS encoding DUF427 domain-containing protein, which produces MGTDLNDGHEAAHRIEIALNGRRCRVIHQGVTYADTHASFTVIESGAENAHYFPRADVNMARLERSTHTSHCPHKGEATHYHLLTEDGPVENAAWSYESPLDAAAKIRGYLAFYPTRVDRIDETS
- a CDS encoding CoxG family protein is translated as MEVTDAFRVPLDPAHVREALGDLALVRASPDNCETFTRSPLGEYALTLILPLGALRARYEIRAHSAGRTRRAAHTEGEDDAGSADAEPAYARTLSFKARGEGVGSLRGQIAVSLNPDDEGNGSWIEYTVWATVSGPLAGLPSRQIENALREGADDFFAEFCEVVRAKHGLPSLRAAGDSAARRHVFLRPGSMSAAFSRRPNATRGPADAHASGVLRHRLHGHGFVHHERDHSHDSHPLGLPAWAWAAMLVCVALFAYFAQHVGLQ